From Ochotona princeps isolate mOchPri1 chromosome X, mOchPri1.hap1, whole genome shotgun sequence, one genomic window encodes:
- the ASB11 gene encoding ankyrin repeat and SOCS box protein 11 isoform X2, with translation MGPSMPSPSQLLASLREDCWADRSPLHEAAAQGRLLALKTLIRQGINVNLVTINRVSSLHEACLGGHVACAKALLESGAHVNGVTVHGATPLFNACCSGSAACVSVLLEFGATAHVQMHLASPIHEAVKRGHRECMEILLANNVNIDHEVPQLGTPLYVACNYQRVDCVKKLLELGANVDHGQWLDTPLHAAARQASVELIRLLTDYGANVKLRNAQGKSALDLAAPKSLVEQALVMHEGPPALSQLCRLCIRKCLGRGCHQVIYQLHLPEPLERFLLYQ, from the exons ACTGCTGGGCTGATCGATCCCCACTTCATGAAGCTGCGGCCCAGGGGCGCTTACTGGCGCTTAAAACCTTAATTAGACAA GGCATCAATGTGAACCTGGTGACAATTAACCGCGTCTCCTCCCTCCATGAGGCATGCCTGGGAGGACATGTGGCCTGTGCTAAGGCCTTGTTGGAAAGTGGCGCACAT GTTAATGGGGTGACAGTCCACGGAGCCACACCCCTCTTCAATGCTTGCTGCAGTGGCAGTGCTGCATGTGTCAGCGTGTTGCTGGAATTTGGAGCCACGGCCCACGTACAGATGCACCTGGCTTCTCCCATCCATGAGGCAGTGAAGAGAG GTCACAGAGAGTGCATGGAGATTCTGCTGGCAAACAATGTTAACATTGACCACGAGGTGCCTCAGCTGGGAACCCCCCTCTATGTGGCCTGCAACTACCAGAGAGTAGACTGTGTGAAGAAACTTCTAGAATTAG GAGCCAATGTCGACCATGGGCAGTGGCTGGACACACCCCTCCACGCCGCTGCAAGGCAGGCCAGTGTGGAGCTCATTCGCTTGCTCACTGACTATGGGGCTAACGTGAAGCTCAGAAACGCACAGGGCAAGAGTGCACTTGATCTGGCAGCTCCAAAAAGCCTTGTGGAGCAGGCACTTGTGATGCATGAAG GACCACCTGCTCTTTCTCAGCTCTGTCGTCTGTGCATCCGGAAGTGCTTGGGCCGAGGCTGTCACCAAGTTATCTACCAGCTGCATCTACCAGAGCCTCTCGAGAGATTCCTCCTGTATCAGTAG